The following coding sequences lie in one Paenibacillus durus ATCC 35681 genomic window:
- a CDS encoding alpha/beta hydrolase family protein, protein MSRSINFEIPAGDDSVLRCTRFPSRGEADSLIVIAHGYKGFKDWGMFPYVAESLSGKHEVVTFNFSHGGIGADLQNFTELEKFARNTYHRELKDLNVLLSYLSQHPKLGGLPLFLLGHSRGGGVCLLHALDTPGEVAGVISWNGVTDLDLFTEEQKKDMRETGRAYVLNGRTGQQMPLDAVILEDLERQKERYNIIERMRTAKFPVTLIQGSKDGARLRQGSEKLTAIRPDIDWVQIPGGDHTFGTVHPFAGPTPQVEQAIAATEAFIDQVLRS, encoded by the coding sequence ATGAGTCGAAGCATCAATTTTGAAATCCCCGCAGGGGATGACTCCGTTCTGCGCTGCACCCGCTTCCCTTCCCGGGGAGAGGCAGACAGCCTGATCGTAATCGCGCACGGTTATAAAGGGTTCAAAGATTGGGGAATGTTTCCATATGTCGCGGAATCGCTAAGCGGTAAGCATGAGGTCGTGACATTCAATTTCTCCCATGGCGGAATCGGCGCGGATCTCCAGAATTTCACTGAGCTTGAGAAGTTCGCCCGCAATACATACCACCGTGAGCTCAAAGACCTAAATGTTCTGCTCTCCTATCTCAGCCAGCATCCCAAGCTCGGCGGACTGCCGCTCTTCCTTCTCGGGCACAGCCGGGGCGGAGGCGTCTGTCTGCTGCATGCCCTTGATACACCCGGCGAAGTCGCCGGCGTCATTTCCTGGAACGGCGTCACTGATCTGGATCTCTTCACGGAGGAGCAGAAAAAGGACATGCGCGAAACAGGCCGCGCCTATGTTCTGAACGGCCGGACTGGACAGCAAATGCCGCTGGACGCCGTCATTCTGGAGGATTTGGAGCGGCAGAAGGAGCGCTACAATATTATCGAGCGGATGCGGACGGCCAAATTCCCGGTCACGCTTATTCAGGGAAGCAAGGATGGCGCCCGCCTGCGGCAAGGCTCGGAGAAGCTGACCGCCATCAGGCCGGACATCGACTGGGTTCAGATTCCGGGGGGAGACCACACCTTCGGAACGGTCCATCCGTTTGCCGGGCCTACTCCGCAAGTGGAGCAGGCAATCGCCGCGACCGAAGCCTTTATCGACCAGGTGCTGCGCTCTTAG
- the acpS gene encoding holo-ACP synthase, with translation MIYGIGNDVLEINRIAVLLEGRLGGRFARRVLTEGELSVARSRGGLTAEYAAGRFAAKEAIVKAFGCGIGAALGFTDIEILPGKLGRPEAVISGEAWARLNLPEGYDYIIHLTITHTRDLASAFAVVEQRAH, from the coding sequence TTGATATACGGAATCGGGAATGATGTGCTGGAGATTAACCGGATCGCCGTTCTGCTGGAAGGGCGGCTCGGCGGCAGGTTTGCGCGCCGCGTCCTGACCGAAGGCGAGCTTTCCGTGGCGCGAAGCCGGGGCGGTCTCACGGCGGAATATGCCGCCGGAAGGTTTGCGGCCAAGGAGGCCATCGTCAAGGCGTTCGGCTGCGGAATCGGGGCGGCGCTGGGATTTACGGATATAGAAATACTCCCAGGGAAGCTGGGCCGGCCGGAAGCGGTCATTTCAGGCGAAGCTTGGGCGAGGCTGAATCTGCCGGAAGGATACGATTACATCATTCACCTTACGATCACGCATACCCGGGATCTGGCATCGGCCTTTGCCGTTGTCGAGCAGCGGGCGCATTAG
- the mutY gene encoding A/G-specific adenine glycosylase, whose translation MAQDEEQRDMERREDMAFFSRHLLEWYHGQKRDLPWRRSRDPYHIWVSEIMLQQTRVDTVIPYFNRFIGQFPTIESLADAPEEEVLKCWEGLGYYSRARNLQHAARQVKESYGGKVPDDREAVFGLKGVGPYTAGAILSIAFNRPEPAVDGNVMRVLSRFFLIEDDIAKAKTRVKMEVLAKELIPSDEASHFNQALMEHGALVCTPKSPRCLVCPVMERCAGRLAGRETSLPVKTKAKPPRPETRLAALVEGRGEHAGRVLIRQRPSSGLLARMWELPHWPAPEAPGAGAARPGDAAAMDRLRRSLAEAGIAARPEGHFMAAEHTFSHIHWTLQVYRCREEALPLPVAAEARAPYATERTAEAAPELFADESGQSAERAEMRWIGRGDMAQYAFPNVFLKLLNAYFDDRDAAASGG comes from the coding sequence ATGGCACAGGATGAAGAACAGCGGGACATGGAGAGGCGGGAGGACATGGCGTTCTTCAGCCGCCATTTGCTGGAGTGGTACCACGGGCAGAAGCGCGATTTGCCGTGGCGGCGCTCCCGCGACCCTTATCATATATGGGTATCGGAAATTATGCTGCAGCAGACCCGGGTGGATACGGTCATCCCGTATTTCAACCGCTTTATCGGGCAGTTTCCCACAATTGAATCTTTGGCCGATGCGCCGGAGGAAGAGGTGCTGAAATGCTGGGAAGGGCTCGGCTACTACTCCAGAGCCCGGAACTTGCAGCATGCCGCAAGACAGGTGAAGGAATCCTACGGCGGGAAGGTTCCGGACGACCGCGAAGCGGTATTCGGGTTGAAGGGCGTAGGCCCTTATACGGCGGGGGCGATTCTCAGCATCGCTTTTAACCGGCCGGAGCCGGCGGTGGACGGGAATGTCATGCGGGTGCTGTCCCGCTTCTTTCTGATTGAGGACGATATCGCCAAGGCCAAGACCCGGGTCAAAATGGAAGTATTAGCAAAGGAGCTTATTCCTAGCGACGAAGCGTCCCATTTCAATCAGGCGCTGATGGAACACGGGGCGCTGGTCTGCACCCCGAAATCGCCGCGCTGCCTGGTCTGCCCGGTGATGGAACGCTGCGCCGGGCGGCTCGCGGGCCGCGAGACCTCGCTGCCCGTCAAGACCAAGGCCAAGCCGCCGCGCCCGGAAACGCGGCTCGCGGCCCTGGTGGAGGGCCGCGGCGAGCACGCGGGCCGGGTGCTGATCCGGCAGCGGCCGTCCAGCGGGCTTCTGGCCCGCATGTGGGAGCTGCCGCACTGGCCGGCGCCGGAGGCTCCCGGCGCCGGCGCCGCGCGGCCGGGCGATGCGGCCGCGATGGACCGGCTGCGCCGGTCCCTGGCCGAGGCGGGGATCGCCGCCCGGCCGGAGGGGCATTTTATGGCTGCCGAGCACACGTTCAGCCATATCCATTGGACCCTGCAGGTGTACCGCTGCAGGGAGGAGGCGCTTCCGCTGCCTGTGGCGGCGGAAGCTCGGGCGCCGTACGCTACGGAGCGTACGGCCGAAGCGGCGCCTGAGCTCTTCGCCGACGAGAGCGGGCAATCCGCGGAACGGGCGGAAATGCGCTGGATTGGGCGCGGGGACATGGCGCAATACGCTTTTCCGAACGTATTTCTTAAGCTGTTGAACGCCTACTTCGATGACAGGGATGCCGCAGCATCCGGCGGGTAG
- a CDS encoding superoxide dismutase, translated as MAFELPALPYPNDALEPHIDATTMEIHHDRHHNTYVTNLNAALEKAPELQGKGLEELISNLDAVPEAIRTAVRNNGGGHANHSLFWETIGPNAGGAPTGALAGAIDSELGGFEKFKEDFAVAATTRFGSGWAWLALKDGKLFVTSTPNQDSPLMEGATPLLGLDVWEHAYYLKYQNKRPDYIKAFWNVVNWEAVGKLYDSAK; from the coding sequence ATGGCATTTGAATTACCGGCACTTCCTTATCCAAATGACGCTCTCGAACCGCACATCGATGCTACAACGATGGAGATTCATCACGACAGACACCACAACACCTATGTGACCAATCTCAACGCCGCACTGGAAAAGGCACCCGAACTGCAAGGCAAAGGTCTGGAAGAACTGATTTCCAATCTGGATGCCGTACCGGAAGCGATCCGCACCGCAGTACGCAACAATGGCGGAGGTCACGCTAACCACTCCCTGTTCTGGGAAACGATTGGACCGAATGCCGGTGGAGCTCCAACCGGAGCATTGGCCGGCGCTATTGACAGCGAGCTGGGCGGCTTCGAGAAATTCAAGGAAGACTTCGCTGTGGCGGCAACAACCCGCTTCGGCAGCGGCTGGGCTTGGCTCGCGCTCAAGGACGGCAAACTGTTCGTGACCAGCACGCCTAACCAAGACAGCCCATTGATGGAAGGCGCGACTCCGCTGCTCGGACTTGACGTATGGGAGCATGCCTACTACCTGAAATATCAAAACAAACGCCCTGACTACATCAAAGCATTCTGGAACGTTGTAAACTGGGAAGCCGTCGGCAAACTCTACGACAGCGCGAAGTAA
- a CDS encoding GNAT family N-acetyltransferase, with protein MHVRSFQLSDVSPVTELLQAALSEECFENTIEPLSRQLSWDSNLIVVAEEEGEIVGALIGTIERNYGCYFRIAVHPDYRRRGIGRSLVSAMENRFQARKVNGIYVVGDEHNEAALPLYEAMGYGENQIFKSVRKLSIVG; from the coding sequence ATGCACGTTCGTTCCTTTCAATTAAGCGACGTAAGTCCAGTGACTGAACTGCTGCAAGCCGCCTTATCTGAAGAATGTTTCGAGAACACCATCGAACCCTTATCCAGACAGCTTTCATGGGATTCCAATCTCATTGTTGTTGCGGAAGAAGAAGGGGAAATTGTCGGAGCGCTGATTGGCACGATTGAGAGAAATTATGGTTGTTATTTCCGTATTGCCGTTCATCCCGATTATCGCCGCAGAGGAATCGGCAGAAGTCTTGTATCCGCTATGGAGAATAGATTTCAAGCGCGCAAGGTCAACGGAATTTACGTTGTCGGCGACGAGCATAACGAGGCTGCCCTCCCCCTGTACGAAGCGATGGGTTATGGCGAGAACCAGATCTTTAAATCGGTGCGAAAGCTGAGCATCGTCGGGTGA
- the queG gene encoding tRNA epoxyqueuosine(34) reductase QueG, producing the protein MNTPEYTSYAPPPPRWESLKKEIKEAAQTLGIDDIGFTTAEPFLFLKNLLQEHRDKGYDSGFEEPDLDKRTIPALREGEAKSIIAIAVAYPSKMDNPPKSEPGERRGILARSAWGRDYHLVLREALERLEAFIRQRVPDAVMESMVDTGVLVDRAVAERAGIGFSGKNCAVISPKWGSWIYLGEMITNIPFPPDTPVTEGCGTCTKCIDACPTGALVGPGELNAQACISYLTQTKGFLDETYMAKIGNRLYGCDTCQIVCPHNRGKNWNHHEELLPDPEQAKPLLLPILDLSNREFKEKFGSSAAAWRGKKPIQRNAVIALGNFKDASAVPKLSEVLLRDPRPELRGAAAWALGAIGGEAALAAVELALESEQDEEVAGRLGRAKSRLAGPIDP; encoded by the coding sequence ATGAACACCCCGGAATACACATCTTATGCGCCCCCGCCCCCAAGGTGGGAGAGCCTGAAGAAAGAAATCAAGGAAGCGGCGCAGACGCTCGGTATTGACGATATCGGATTTACGACGGCGGAGCCGTTTCTTTTTTTGAAAAATCTGCTGCAGGAGCACCGGGACAAGGGCTATGATTCCGGCTTTGAGGAGCCGGATTTGGACAAGCGAACGATTCCCGCGCTGCGGGAAGGAGAGGCGAAGTCAATCATCGCCATCGCGGTGGCCTATCCGTCCAAAATGGACAATCCTCCAAAGTCCGAGCCGGGTGAGCGCAGGGGCATTCTGGCGAGATCGGCCTGGGGCCGGGATTATCATCTCGTGCTGCGCGAGGCGCTGGAACGTCTGGAAGCGTTTATCCGTCAGCGGGTGCCTGATGCCGTGATGGAGAGCATGGTGGATACCGGCGTTCTGGTGGACCGGGCGGTGGCGGAGCGGGCGGGCATCGGCTTCAGCGGCAAAAACTGCGCGGTCATTTCGCCGAAATGGGGCTCGTGGATTTATCTCGGCGAGATGATCACGAATATTCCCTTTCCGCCGGACACGCCCGTAACGGAAGGCTGCGGCACATGCACGAAATGCATTGACGCCTGTCCCACGGGGGCGCTTGTCGGGCCTGGAGAGCTTAACGCCCAGGCTTGTATCTCTTACCTGACGCAGACCAAAGGCTTTCTTGACGAGACGTACATGGCCAAAATCGGCAACCGTCTGTACGGCTGCGATACTTGCCAGATTGTCTGCCCCCACAACCGGGGAAAGAACTGGAATCACCATGAAGAGCTGCTGCCCGATCCCGAGCAGGCAAAGCCGCTGCTGCTGCCGATTCTTGACCTCAGCAACCGCGAGTTCAAGGAGAAATTCGGAAGCAGCGCCGCCGCCTGGAGAGGGAAAAAGCCCATCCAGCGCAACGCCGTTATCGCGCTCGGCAATTTCAAAGACGCGTCCGCCGTGCCGAAGCTGAGCGAAGTGCTGCTCCGTGACCCGCGTCCCGAATTGCGCGGCGCGGCGGCCTGGGCGCTTGGCGCCATCGGCGGCGAAGCGGCGCTTGCGGCTGTGGAGCTTGCGCTGGAGAGTGAGCAGGACGAGGAAGTCGCCGGACGTTTGGGCCGGGCGAAGTCCCGGCTGGCAGGCCCAATAGACCCTTAA
- a CDS encoding YneF family protein: MTIALPIITLVVGLLGGFFIGVYYLRRQMTSMQNDPEMLQKVAKQMGYNLNSKQMQRAQQMMKNQNVPGRGPSGGNKGPKRKSK, encoded by the coding sequence ATGACTATTGCACTTCCTATTATTACGCTGGTTGTGGGGCTGCTCGGCGGCTTTTTTATCGGTGTATATTATCTGCGCAGGCAAATGACCAGCATGCAGAATGATCCGGAGATGCTGCAAAAGGTTGCCAAGCAGATGGGATATAATTTGAACAGTAAGCAAATGCAGCGCGCCCAGCAAATGATGAAGAACCAGAACGTGCCGGGACGTGGTCCGTCCGGCGGAAATAAAGGACCAAAAAGAAAGAGCAAGTAA
- the folE gene encoding GTP cyclohydrolase I FolE, with product MGGVKDYVNGSVSANREKIEYHVQKILELIGEDTGREGLLETPARVTRMYEEIFAGYSVDPREVLGVTFNESHEELVIVKDIVYYSQCEHHMAPFFGKVHIGYIPSGRIAGLSKLARLVEAVTRRLQVQERITTQIADIMTEVLNPNGVMVVVEGEHLCMCARGVKKPGSKTVTSAVRGIFRENPATRAEFLSLIKE from the coding sequence ATGGGCGGAGTCAAAGATTATGTGAATGGCAGCGTGTCGGCCAACCGTGAGAAGATAGAGTATCATGTTCAGAAAATATTGGAGCTGATCGGCGAGGATACCGGAAGGGAAGGGCTGCTGGAGACGCCTGCCCGGGTAACGCGGATGTACGAGGAGATTTTCGCCGGATATTCCGTCGACCCTAGAGAAGTTCTTGGTGTTACTTTTAATGAGTCCCATGAAGAGCTCGTTATTGTCAAGGACATCGTCTATTACAGCCAGTGCGAACACCATATGGCTCCTTTCTTCGGCAAGGTGCATATCGGGTACATTCCGAGCGGACGCATTGCCGGGCTAAGCAAGCTGGCGCGGCTGGTGGAAGCCGTGACGCGCCGCCTGCAGGTGCAGGAGCGCATCACCACGCAAATCGCCGACATCATGACCGAAGTGCTGAATCCGAATGGTGTCATGGTGGTTGTCGAAGGAGAGCATCTGTGCATGTGCGCCCGGGGCGTCAAGAAGCCGGGCAGCAAGACGGTTACCTCGGCTGTTAGGGGAATCTTCCGTGAGAACCCGGCTACCCGGGCGGAATTTCTGTCATTAATCAAGGAATAA
- a CDS encoding Fe-Mn family superoxide dismutase, whose translation MLYPYGPPSSVRILEEISFWKNQEKENTALIKFAFPELEAPYVKLMDDWAAVFAATGNAARSLLETPPSIAAPSGADPTEAERLAAAAGEQSREFIRQLTAIHEQTPALRGAAEEAFLPHVIRETEYFLGVLNRPGYSGAPFGTAGDASARLSEGASAGFSPSGTGDQELGPTPAQRELAPVPIGGHKLPPLPYPYNALEPYIDEKTMRIHHDIHHKSYVDGLNKAEKKLSDARKSGDFELVKHWERELAFNGAGHYLHTIFWDEMSPHGGGSPTGALLMAIERDFGSYNAFKKQFSEAAEKVEGGGWAILVWSPRSHRLEILTAEKHQNLSQWDVVPLLALDVWEHAYYLKHQSRRGDYIKDWWKVVNWPYVSERYAQAIKLAWKPY comes from the coding sequence ATGCTGTATCCATATGGGCCACCATCATCAGTACGAATATTGGAAGAAATCAGTTTTTGGAAAAATCAGGAGAAGGAGAACACGGCGCTCATCAAATTCGCCTTTCCTGAACTGGAGGCGCCTTATGTGAAGCTGATGGATGATTGGGCCGCCGTCTTCGCTGCGACCGGGAACGCCGCCCGGAGCCTGCTTGAGACACCGCCATCTATAGCTGCGCCAAGCGGCGCCGATCCCACCGAGGCTGAACGTCTGGCGGCAGCCGCTGGCGAGCAATCCCGGGAGTTTATCCGCCAGCTTACTGCCATTCATGAGCAGACCCCTGCTCTCAGAGGAGCTGCGGAGGAGGCCTTCCTGCCCCATGTTATCCGTGAGACGGAATATTTTCTCGGCGTTCTTAACAGACCGGGGTATTCCGGCGCGCCCTTCGGGACTGCCGGGGATGCTTCGGCAAGACTTTCTGAAGGAGCGTCCGCCGGGTTCTCCCCCTCCGGTACGGGCGATCAAGAACTAGGTCCTACCCCCGCCCAACGGGAGCTGGCTCCCGTACCGATTGGGGGGCATAAGCTTCCGCCGCTGCCTTATCCCTACAACGCCCTGGAGCCGTATATTGATGAGAAGACGATGCGGATTCATCACGACATACATCACAAGAGCTATGTTGACGGCTTGAACAAAGCGGAGAAGAAGCTGAGTGACGCCCGAAAGAGCGGTGATTTCGAGCTAGTTAAGCACTGGGAACGGGAGCTTGCTTTTAACGGGGCCGGCCATTATCTGCACACAATATTCTGGGATGAAATGTCCCCTCATGGCGGCGGAAGCCCTACGGGAGCTCTCCTGATGGCCATAGAGCGGGACTTCGGTAGCTACAACGCCTTCAAGAAGCAGTTCAGTGAAGCCGCCGAGAAAGTGGAGGGCGGCGGCTGGGCTATTCTCGTCTGGAGCCCGCGCAGCCATAGGCTGGAAATCCTGACAGCCGAGAAGCATCAGAACCTGTCCCAATGGGATGTTGTCCCGCTGCTCGCTCTGGATGTATGGGAGCATGCCTACTATTTGAAGCACCAGAGCAGACGCGGTGATTATATCAAGGACTGGTGGAAGGTCGTCAACTGGCCTTATGTATCCGAGAGATATGCTCAAGCAATCAAGCTCGCCTGGAAACCTTACTAA
- a CDS encoding alpha/beta hydrolase, with product MDLTHPRTGTTVSPRPQSRQRDTTPQLSLRWIRIKHVIVALLLSVFFFLVFCFISLHAYITWVLSNPTVAPLFSNPALSKGLKYEDVTFPASDGSRNIQGWYIPSKNSTKTIVFSHGYGANREESWVPMYDLAHFAHRLNFNVIMFDYGFASPSNKDVATGGKKESRELLGAIQLAKQRGAKEIVVWGFSMGAGTALQTGLVTKDVDAMILDSTFLLEPDTLYHNIRQNIDLPRHPSLEIMELLFPVLNGTGLNQIPYTQVKTEDYPFPILFMHGTQDDKAPYPIAEKLAANQTNPYSDSWIVEGAHHELLFREHPREYLRRVSAFLSNVPLAKAAEKKRQIN from the coding sequence ATGGATCTTACACATCCGCGCACCGGTACGACGGTCTCCCCAAGGCCGCAAAGCCGTCAGCGCGATACGACGCCGCAGCTGTCGCTGCGATGGATTCGCATAAAGCATGTTATTGTGGCGCTGCTGCTGTCCGTTTTCTTTTTTCTCGTGTTCTGCTTTATCTCGCTGCACGCTTATATTACCTGGGTGCTGTCCAATCCGACGGTCGCCCCGCTGTTCTCCAATCCGGCATTGTCCAAAGGTCTGAAATACGAGGATGTAACCTTTCCGGCAAGCGACGGCAGCCGCAATATCCAGGGCTGGTACATTCCCTCCAAGAACTCGACCAAGACGATCGTGTTCAGCCACGGCTATGGCGCCAACCGCGAGGAATCCTGGGTTCCGATGTACGATCTCGCCCATTTTGCGCACCGTCTGAATTTTAATGTCATCATGTTCGATTACGGCTTCGCTTCCCCCAGCAACAAAGACGTGGCGACAGGCGGCAAAAAAGAGTCCCGCGAGCTGCTCGGAGCCATCCAGCTTGCCAAGCAGCGCGGAGCGAAGGAGATCGTCGTGTGGGGCTTCTCCATGGGCGCGGGCACCGCTCTGCAGACAGGGCTGGTTACCAAGGATGTGGATGCGATGATTCTTGACAGCACCTTCCTGCTGGAGCCGGACACGCTGTACCACAACATTAGGCAAAATATTGATCTTCCGCGCCATCCTTCGCTTGAAATCATGGAGCTGCTCTTCCCCGTGCTGAACGGCACAGGTCTGAATCAGATTCCTTATACCCAAGTGAAGACCGAAGATTATCCGTTTCCGATTCTGTTTATGCATGGAACGCAGGATGACAAAGCGCCTTATCCGATCGCCGAGAAGCTGGCCGCCAATCAGACCAATCCGTATTCCGACTCCTGGATTGTGGAAGGCGCCCATCATGAGCTGCTGTTCCGCGAGCACCCCCGTGAATACCTGCGCCGGGTTTCCGCCTTTCTAAGCAATGTTCCGCTGGCGAAAGCCGCAGAGAAGAAACGGCAGATCAACTAA
- a CDS encoding IclR family transcriptional regulator: MDDDRKLTVRAVERALDILLCFTRDSDLSLTEIAAGIGLHKSTVHRLLTTLEDRRFITRNPATEKYRLGIRIWELSTHLPVSENPGTLLLPAMERLRDRLGETVSLYLRDGLERVRIQAVQSNQAIRRVAQIGARLPLSVGASSKVLAAYAPPEVQKELLEGEDWPQAIDRQGYADQLQAVIRSGYATSFEEREPGAAAVAVPVIGRSGEVAAALSLSGPVSRLSRETLVEYADVLKEAAEEMGLMVN; this comes from the coding sequence GTGGATGACGACCGTAAACTGACGGTGCGCGCCGTGGAGCGTGCGCTCGATATTCTGTTGTGTTTTACAAGAGACAGCGATCTTAGCCTGACCGAGATTGCCGCTGGCATCGGCCTGCACAAGAGCACGGTGCATCGGCTGCTGACTACGCTTGAGGATAGAAGATTCATCACCCGCAACCCGGCTACGGAAAAATACAGGCTCGGCATCCGGATCTGGGAGCTGTCGACCCATCTGCCGGTCTCGGAGAACCCGGGTACGCTGCTGCTCCCGGCGATGGAGCGGCTGCGCGACCGACTCGGGGAGACGGTCAGCCTGTACCTCCGGGATGGACTGGAGCGGGTGCGCATCCAGGCGGTGCAGAGCAATCAGGCCATCCGGCGCGTGGCGCAGATCGGCGCCAGGCTGCCGCTGTCGGTCGGAGCTTCCAGCAAGGTGCTGGCGGCCTACGCCCCTCCAGAGGTCCAAAAGGAGCTGCTGGAAGGGGAGGACTGGCCGCAGGCGATTGACCGCCAAGGGTATGCGGATCAATTGCAAGCAGTGATAAGGTCGGGCTACGCGACCAGCTTTGAGGAACGCGAGCCGGGCGCAGCCGCTGTCGCCGTGCCCGTCATCGGGCGCAGCGGCGAGGTAGCCGCAGCCCTGTCGCTGTCCGGGCCGGTCAGCAGGCTGTCCCGTGAGACGCTCGTCGAATACGCGGATGTGCTGAAAGAAGCAGCAGAGGAAATGGGACTTATGGTGAATTGA
- a CDS encoding IS630 family transposase (programmed frameshift): protein MKKRDYIVSLNAEQQEELKRMCSQGKSTARALRRAQILLWADENRPGGKLSDVEIAERSNVHTNTVHLVRKRFAEQGLQATLERKKRLTPPNPPKVTGELEAQIIALSCSPPPEGKSRWSLRMLADKAVELNYIESLSYDTVDKILKKNELKPHLRKCWCIPPKQNAAFVATMEDVLEVYRLPYDPACPVICMDEKPYQLLDETRVPIPMKPAKPLREDAEYVRNGTCSIFIFTEPLAGWRHVSVRPQRTRVEWAEQVRDLLDVHYPEAPKVRLVMDNLNTHSIASLYQAFEPEVALRLAKRLEIHYTPKHGSWLNVAEIELSVMTRQCLGRRIPSLEDLAHELTAWEAGRNASQKGVDWQFTTEDARIKLKRLYPQFKD, encoded by the exons ATGAAAAAACGAGACTATATCGTAAGTCTAAACGCTGAACAACAAGAGGAACTGAAACGTATGTGTAGCCAAGGAAAGTCGACGGCGCGCGCGTTGCGGCGAGCCCAAATTCTGCTGTGGGCCGATGAAAATCGGCCAGGCGGTAAACTTTCGGATGTGGAAATCGCCGAACGCTCAAACGTGCATACCAACACGGTCCATCTCGTTCGAAAACGGTTTGCCGAGCAAGGCCTTCAGGCCACGCTTGAGCGAAAAAAGCGGTTAACCCCACCGAATCCTCCCAAAGTTACAGGCGAACTGGAAGCCCAAATCATTGCACTCAGTTGCAGTCCACCGCCCGAAGGAAAGAGCCGCTGGTCCTTGCGGATGCTGGCCGACAAAGCCGTTGAACTGAACTACATCGAAAGTCTTTCCTATGACACGGTAGATAAAATTTTAAA AAAAAACGAGCTCAAGCCTCATCTTCGTAAATGCTGGTGCATTCCGCCAAAGCAAAATGCCGCGTTCGTTGCCACCATGGAAGATGTATTGGAAGTGTATCGACTGCCTTACGATCCGGCTTGTCCCGTCATCTGCATGGACGAAAAACCGTACCAGCTTCTGGATGAAACCCGGGTGCCCATTCCGATGAAACCCGCTAAACCGCTGCGAGAAGATGCGGAGTACGTGCGCAATGGAACGTGCAGCATTTTCATTTTTACGGAACCACTTGCGGGCTGGCGACATGTGAGTGTTCGTCCACAGCGCACGCGGGTGGAATGGGCGGAACAAGTCCGCGATCTGTTGGATGTTCATTACCCGGAGGCTCCGAAAGTGCGCCTCGTGATGGATAACCTGAACACGCATTCTATCGCCTCCCTGTACCAGGCATTCGAACCGGAAGTGGCTTTGCGTCTGGCGAAACGCCTGGAAATCCATTACACACCAAAACACGGTAGTTGGCTTAATGTGGCCGAAATCGAACTCAGTGTCATGACCCGCCAGTGTCTGGGACGCCGGATTCCTTCTTTAGAAGATTTGGCCCATGAACTTACCGCATGGGAAGCGGGACGCAATGCGTCTCAAAAGGGAGTAGACTGGCAATTCACCACGGAAGACGCCCGAATCAAACTGAAACGCTTATATCCACAATTTAAAGACTGA
- a CDS encoding MerR family transcriptional regulator, with product MFKISEFSKLSQVPAKTLRFYDQLELLKPSYTDQQSGYRYYKSEQLLDLHRILAFKDLGFTLEQIKQLLNDNVSTAEIRGMLRLKQAELHSLIQSEMERLRRIEVRLEQIERQSDGLSHYEVVVKKVEPLMVATLKETTSRASIPGLFEEIDEYLKWNGIPLPVTHIVMWHGCPECESSIDLEIACPIPRKLQDTARFQTMELPEMTVAAVTHISRPDVDTPVSIDLGSWIEENGYRISPEMPGREVYLSPQESNKLRYVTVSQMPILGVGSMQ from the coding sequence ATGTTTAAAATCAGCGAATTCTCAAAGTTAAGTCAAGTTCCCGCCAAAACATTACGGTTTTATGACCAACTTGAACTTCTCAAACCTTCCTACACGGATCAACAAAGCGGTTACCGTTACTACAAGAGCGAACAGTTGCTTGATCTGCATCGAATTCTGGCGTTTAAGGATCTTGGTTTTACACTAGAACAAATCAAACAGCTTCTGAATGATAACGTATCTACGGCGGAAATTCGCGGAATGCTTCGGCTTAAGCAGGCGGAGCTGCACTCGCTGATTCAGTCGGAAATGGAGCGTTTAAGGCGTATAGAGGTCAGACTGGAACAAATTGAACGGCAAAGTGACGGTCTTTCTCATTATGAGGTTGTGGTTAAGAAGGTCGAGCCCTTAATGGTAGCAACGCTTAAAGAGACCACAAGCAGAGCAAGTATTCCCGGGTTATTCGAAGAAATCGACGAATATTTAAAATGGAATGGTATACCGCTGCCTGTAACCCATATAGTGATGTGGCATGGTTGTCCGGAGTGTGAAAGCAGCATCGATCTGGAAATAGCTTGCCCAATCCCGCGCAAGCTTCAGGACACGGCTCGCTTTCAGACGATGGAGTTGCCGGAAATGACCGTTGCGGCGGTGACCCATATTAGCCGTCCAGATGTGGATACGCCAGTGAGCATTGATCTAGGGTCCTGGATTGAGGAGAACGGCTACCGGATCAGCCCGGAAATGCCGGGCAGGGAAGTTTATTTATCACCTCAAGAAAGTAACAAATTGCGGTATGTGACCGTGAGTCAGATGCCCATTTTGGGAGTAGGATCCATGCAATGA